A portion of the Gadus macrocephalus chromosome 10, ASM3116895v1 genome contains these proteins:
- the LOC132466157 gene encoding uncharacterized protein LOC132466157 isoform X2, with amino-acid sequence MQKVSIYFLKRSNTVAAAKERELAWQKIADRVNACNPTGTKRTWQQLKMKYTNVVQTANRKKAEARKTGGGPPPSPLTEAEEMALSQNSGRPIAEGISGGSSSDPATPQDTGAYIKVTDGVICLVEPSAITDLHAEDGEDTLSAATEKEDAERPVESHAGNYNEEEGPSTSTEQLTSLPVKQLYKVYLQAQINKFHLEMDHIRLQITKTKMEIQMLDHQLKEIKKTS; translated from the exons ATGCAGAAAGTgagcatatattttttaaaaagaagCAATACTGTGGCAGCAGCAAAAGAGCGGGAGCTTGCGTGGCAGAAAATTGCTGACCGAGTCAATGC GTGCAACCCAACAGGCACCAAACGGACTTGGCAGCAGCTAAAGATGAAATATACAAATGTGGTTCAAACAG CCAACAGAAAAAAGGCTGAGGCCCGCAAAACAGGTGGCggtccaccaccatcacctctcaCAGAGGCTGAAGAGATGGCCCTCAGTCAGAACAGTGGGCGACCCATTGCTGAGGGCATCTCTGGGGGGAGCTCATCGGACCCAGCCACGCCCCAGGACACAGGGGCCTACATAAAAG TTACTGATGGTGTAATCTGTCTCGTGGAGCCTTCTGCCATAACAGACCTCCATGCT GAGGATGGTGAAGACACCTTATCAGCtgccacagagaaggaagatgCAGAGAGGCCTGTTGAA AGCCATGCTGGAAATTACAATGAGGAAGAAGGTCCATCAACCTCCACAGAACAGCTTACCTCA CTCCCTGTGAAACAACTCTATAAGGTATATTTGCAAGCACAAATCAACAAATTTCATCTGGAAATGGACCATATAAGGCTGCAGATCACAAAGACAAAAATGGAAATACAAATGCTGGACCATCAGTTAAAG GAAATAAAGAAGACCTCATAA
- the LOC132466156 gene encoding LOW QUALITY PROTEIN: putative nuclease HARBI1 (The sequence of the model RefSeq protein was modified relative to this genomic sequence to represent the inferred CDS: inserted 2 bases in 1 codon) translates to MACPFIEEPVDVEAQILXDVLSFPDEYLFERFRFSASSIIYINNILSPHIAHMTHRGHALSSEQILCIGLRFFANGSFLYNVGDAEHVSKATVCRAVRNVTLALKRLLCTFVVFPSHRPTRLLKEEFHRIAGFPGVIGCIDGTHIPIIAPSINEGDYVNRRSVHSINVQIICDGAHMINNVEAKWPGSVHDSRMFRESTLSARFARGEFDGYLLGDRGYPCQRYLLTPYPDPDPGPGPQQHHNLAHCRTRARVEMTIGILKARFQCLRRLRVTPERACDIIVACVVLHNIATIRGEQCPTLSPCDPGINPDPPC, encoded by the exons ATGGCGTGTCCTTTTATTGAAGAGCCAGTTGATGTCGAGGCGCAGATACT GGATGTTTTATCATTCCCTGATGAGTACCTGTTTGAGCGTTTCCGTTTCTCTGCatcatcaataatttatataaacaatattCTCAGCCCTCACATCGCTCACATGACACATCGTGGACACGCTCTCAGTTCCGAGCAAATTCTTTGTATTGGACTTCGTTTTTTTGCCAACGGCAGTTTTTTGTATAACGTCGGTGATGCAGAGCATGTGTCCAAGGCAACTGTCTGTCGGGCTGTCCGAAATGTGACACTTGCACTGAAACGGCTACTATGCACGTTTGTAGTGTTCCCAAGTCACAGACCCACCAGACTTCTCAAAGAAGAGTTCCACAGAATTGCAG ggTTTCCAGGTGTGATTGGCTGCATAGATGGCACTCACATTCCTATCATAGCTCCTTCAATAAATGAAGGAGATTATGTGAATAGGAGATCTGTCCACAGCATTAATGTACAG ATCATATGTGATGGAGCCCACATGATTAACAATGTGGAAGCGAAGTGGCCTGGGTCTGTGCATGACTCACGAATGTTTCGTGAGTCTACACTGAGTGCCAGATTTGCCCGTG GAGAGTTTGATGGTTATCTACTCGGAGACAGAGGGTACCCCTGCCAGCGCTATCTGCTgaccccttaccctgaccctgaccctggccctggcccACAGCAACACCACAACTTGGCTCACTGCAGGACACGAGCCAGAGTGGAGATGACCATCGGGATACTCAAGGCCCGGTTCCAGTGCCTTCGTAGGCTCAGGGTCACCCCAGAGAGAGCTTGTGACATTATAGTGGCATGTGTGGTTCTCCACAACATTGCCACTATTAGAGGAGAACAATGCCCTACTCTTTCCCCCTGTGATCCAGGTATTAATCCTGACCCCCCCTGCTGA
- the LOC132466157 gene encoding uncharacterized protein LOC132466157 isoform X1 codes for MQKVSIYFLKRSNTVAAAKERELAWQKIADRVNACNPTGTKRTWQQLKMKYTNVVQTANRKKAEARKTGGGPPPSPLTEAEEMALSQNSGRPIAEGISGGSSSDPATPQDTGAYIKVTDGVICLVEPSAITDLHAEDGEDTLSAATEKEDAERPVESHAGNYNEEEGPSTSTEQLTSLPVKQLYKVYLQAQINKFHLEMDHIRLQITKTKMEIQMLDHQLKVGDVPTDG; via the exons ATGCAGAAAGTgagcatatattttttaaaaagaagCAATACTGTGGCAGCAGCAAAAGAGCGGGAGCTTGCGTGGCAGAAAATTGCTGACCGAGTCAATGC GTGCAACCCAACAGGCACCAAACGGACTTGGCAGCAGCTAAAGATGAAATATACAAATGTGGTTCAAACAG CCAACAGAAAAAAGGCTGAGGCCCGCAAAACAGGTGGCggtccaccaccatcacctctcaCAGAGGCTGAAGAGATGGCCCTCAGTCAGAACAGTGGGCGACCCATTGCTGAGGGCATCTCTGGGGGGAGCTCATCGGACCCAGCCACGCCCCAGGACACAGGGGCCTACATAAAAG TTACTGATGGTGTAATCTGTCTCGTGGAGCCTTCTGCCATAACAGACCTCCATGCT GAGGATGGTGAAGACACCTTATCAGCtgccacagagaaggaagatgCAGAGAGGCCTGTTGAA AGCCATGCTGGAAATTACAATGAGGAAGAAGGTCCATCAACCTCCACAGAACAGCTTACCTCA CTCCCTGTGAAACAACTCTATAAGGTATATTTGCAAGCACAAATCAACAAATTTCATCTGGAAATGGACCATATAAGGCTGCAGATCACAAAGACAAAAATGGAAATACAAATGCTGGACCATCAGTTAAAGGTGGGTGACGTGCCCACAGATGGATGA